The following are from one region of the Hymenobacter radiodurans genome:
- the rplI gene encoding 50S ribosomal protein L9 → MEVILKDDVKNLGYKNDIVTVKPGYGRNFLLPQGLAILADKTNKKIVAENVRQAAHKAEKIKTEAQSIANQIGEVAFDIRAKVGESGKIFGRVTTLQLAEALKAKGIDVDRKRISFDQEPTAVGEYTATVNLHKEVKHQIRFNVVAE, encoded by the coding sequence ATGGAAGTAATTCTGAAAGACGACGTAAAGAATCTGGGCTACAAGAACGACATCGTGACGGTAAAGCCTGGATATGGTCGCAACTTCCTGCTCCCGCAGGGATTGGCTATTCTAGCCGACAAGACTAACAAGAAGATTGTAGCTGAGAACGTACGTCAAGCGGCGCACAAGGCTGAAAAGATCAAAACCGAAGCTCAAAGCATAGCTAACCAAATTGGTGAAGTGGCTTTCGACATTCGCGCCAAAGTAGGTGAGAGCGGTAAAATCTTCGGTCGCGTGACTACGCTTCAGCTGGCTGAAGCGTTGAAAGCCAAAGGCATCGACGTGGATCGCAAGCGTATTTCTTTTGATCAGGAGCCGACAGCAGTTGGTGAGTACACTGCTACCGTCAACCTGCACAAAGAAGTAAAGCATCAGATTCGCTTCAATGTTGTAGCTGAGTAA
- the rpsR gene encoding 30S ribosomal protein S18 has translation MSLANEKIHKQDTRKKYCRFKKNGIKYVDYKDPNFLLKFVNEQGRVLPRRITGTSLKFQRKVAQAVAKARHLALMPYVTDSLK, from the coding sequence ATGAGCCTCGCCAACGAAAAGATCCACAAGCAGGATACCCGCAAAAAGTACTGCCGCTTCAAGAAGAACGGTATTAAGTACGTGGACTACAAAGACCCGAACTTCCTATTGAAGTTCGTAAACGAGCAGGGCCGCGTGCTGCCCCGCCGCATCACAGGCACTAGCCTGAAATTCCAGCGCAAAGTGGCTCAGGCCGTGGCGAAAGCCCGTCACCTAGCTCTTATGCCCTACGTAACCGACTCTTTGAAATAG
- the rpsF gene encoding 30S ribosomal protein S6, which yields MEVRNYETVFLLTPVLNEGQVQETIEKFSQVLKENGADIINTENWGLKKLAYPIQKKSTGYYHLVEFSGSGNIVDQLELAFRRDERVIRFLTTVLDKHAVAYNERRRNGEMNQQKAQKQSEAVAQ from the coding sequence ATGGAAGTAAGAAATTACGAGACGGTCTTTCTCCTGACGCCCGTTCTGAACGAAGGTCAGGTGCAAGAGACGATCGAGAAGTTCTCGCAGGTGCTTAAGGAAAATGGCGCCGACATTATCAACACTGAAAACTGGGGCCTCAAAAAGCTTGCTTACCCAATTCAGAAGAAATCAACTGGGTATTATCACTTGGTAGAATTCTCTGGCTCAGGTAACATAGTGGACCAGCTGGAGCTAGCATTTCGCCGCGACGAGCGTGTGATTCGTTTTTTGACTACGGTGCTAGACAAGCATGCAGTAGCATATAACGAGCGCCGCCGCAACGGAGAAATGAATCAGCAGAAAGCCCAGAAACAATCGGAAGCAGTTGCCCAATAA